One Corynebacterium efficiens YS-314 DNA segment encodes these proteins:
- a CDS encoding ATP-binding protein: protein MDDSALNSSTGPIVKMIKLIDGEEIELGEGAVFALVGANNSGKTYFLKTLRAQLHGDTIQEVSADGGLIEGIKMQWATASAQMPEYLENLADHHFQRNERNYRLDE, encoded by the coding sequence ATGGATGATTCAGCCTTGAATTCCAGCACCGGGCCTATTGTAAAAATGATCAAACTTATCGATGGGGAAGAAATCGAGTTGGGTGAGGGGGCCGTTTTTGCGCTGGTAGGTGCGAATAACTCAGGAAAAACCTACTTTCTCAAAACCCTTCGAGCTCAATTACACGGCGATACCATTCAAGAGGTGTCTGCTGACGGCGGGCTAATCGAGGGGATAAAAATGCAGTGGGCTACCGCATCAGCCCAGATGCCCGAATATCTAGAGAATCTCGCCGATCACCACTTCCAGCGAAATGAAAGAAATTATCGCCTAGATGAGTAA
- a CDS encoding IS982-like element ISCef2 family transposase, translated as MNNNLNTLLTTLYVTLVDDVLPSLGINRTHRPGRKPALDDAELLCLVIAQHLLHGTSSETRWVRYAHQHFSEMFPDIPQQSGYNKRVRAASSLISLVITALARDTASWYDLCRLLDSTPIPCAMSRETVKRSDLAGYANYGYCASHSRYFWGFRLYLVCAPDGMPVIWGLADPKIGEREAAMVLLAHDQHLLSTGQVIVADKGFAGCDFEGFISHELGVELIRPDRKNEAHRYGDLGGIRQWVESVFDTLKDQLGLEHHRARSPGGVYAKVAGKLLALASVIWHNWRIGAPDKRSLTAYDH; from the coding sequence GTGAACAATAACCTAAACACTCTCCTGACCACACTCTACGTCACCTTAGTCGACGATGTCTTGCCTTCTTTAGGTATCAATCGCACCCACCGACCAGGTAGAAAACCAGCCCTGGACGACGCCGAGCTCCTCTGCCTGGTCATCGCCCAACACCTCCTGCACGGCACCTCATCGGAGACACGATGGGTGCGCTACGCCCACCAACACTTCAGTGAGATGTTTCCCGATATCCCGCAACAATCCGGGTATAACAAACGCGTCCGTGCCGCTAGTTCACTGATTTCGCTGGTGATCACTGCCCTGGCTCGAGATACCGCCTCCTGGTACGACCTGTGCCGTTTGCTCGATTCCACGCCAATTCCGTGTGCGATGTCAAGAGAAACGGTGAAACGATCAGATCTGGCCGGGTATGCCAACTATGGGTATTGCGCGTCGCATTCGCGGTATTTCTGGGGGTTTCGTCTCTACCTGGTGTGTGCCCCGGATGGAATGCCGGTGATCTGGGGACTGGCTGATCCAAAGATTGGGGAACGCGAGGCTGCCATGGTGTTATTAGCCCATGACCAGCATCTTCTTTCTACGGGCCAGGTGATTGTGGCGGATAAGGGGTTTGCCGGTTGTGACTTTGAGGGGTTTATCTCCCACGAGCTGGGTGTGGAGTTGATTCGCCCGGATCGCAAGAATGAGGCTCACAGGTATGGGGATCTTGGCGGGATCAGGCAGTGGGTGGAATCCGTGTTCGACACCCTCAAGGACCAGTTGGGATTGGAGCACCACCGGGCAAGAAGCCCTGGTGGTGTCTATGCCAAGGTGGCGGGCAAGTTGTTGGCGTTAGCATCTGTGATCTGGCATAACTGGCGTATCGGTGCACCTGATAAGCGCTCACTGACAGCTTATGATCACTGA
- a CDS encoding ArsR/SmtB family transcription factor yields the protein MESLAGRMNELLDRMRALEERVDALEGTTPSPGGSETTGSVGYRGEVNIGDATYAYEWERPTAHLTGASWDETMTNLAATAHPVRGRILQHLLHHPASVAELVEAGIVTSTGTGYHHLSALQSAGWIQKDSRGHHSIRPKRVVALLAIILAMEEA from the coding sequence ATGGAATCACTGGCCGGCAGGATGAATGAGCTCCTCGATCGCATGCGCGCGCTGGAGGAACGTGTCGATGCCCTGGAGGGCACCACCCCCTCCCCTGGCGGCTCAGAGACCACGGGCTCCGTGGGCTACCGAGGTGAGGTCAACATCGGGGATGCCACCTACGCCTATGAATGGGAGCGACCCACCGCGCATCTCACCGGGGCGTCCTGGGATGAGACGATGACCAACCTGGCTGCCACCGCCCACCCGGTGCGGGGCCGAATCCTGCAGCATCTGCTTCATCACCCGGCTTCCGTGGCCGAGCTGGTGGAAGCGGGCATCGTCACCTCCACCGGCACCGGATACCACCACCTGTCCGCACTTCAGTCTGCAGGCTGGATTCAGAAGGATTCCCGCGGGCATCATTCGATCAGGCCGAAACGGGTGGTGGCCCTGCTGGCGATCATCCTGGCCATGGAGGAGGCATAA
- a CDS encoding DUF368 domain-containing protein — MSATNHDATQTELPDSPGTTTPHHVYPAKTKKTPLAVLWNFIRGGLIGMAELVPGISGGTVALVIGLYERALHNGEKLIDLIKVSIKDRSRLKSAVAGIDWWFLGAVGVGMVTAVFTLSTVLSNFVENHPEISRGLFLGMVAVSILVPIGMMDGRRAKKRLSLLIPLFLVCAVISFFGTSITSAPQENPSLIIIFIAAAIAVCALVLPGVSGSFFLLAMGLYAPIMSALSNREWDIIGVFIIGAVTGIALFIKILSYILEHHRTITLTVMAGLMLGSLRALWPWQDSDANLLSPSGETWPVITAIIIGAVVVALVMFIERVTSTRALDSAVMVESKPA; from the coding sequence ATGAGCGCCACCAACCACGACGCCACGCAGACAGAGCTCCCGGACTCACCGGGCACCACGACCCCCCACCACGTCTACCCCGCCAAAACGAAGAAGACGCCACTGGCGGTGCTGTGGAACTTCATCCGCGGCGGATTGATCGGCATGGCTGAGCTGGTGCCGGGCATCTCCGGTGGCACAGTCGCCCTGGTCATCGGCCTGTACGAGCGCGCCCTGCACAACGGTGAGAAACTCATCGACCTGATCAAGGTGTCTATCAAGGACCGTTCCCGGTTGAAGTCGGCCGTGGCCGGTATCGACTGGTGGTTCCTCGGCGCCGTGGGCGTCGGCATGGTCACCGCGGTGTTCACCCTGTCCACCGTGCTGTCCAACTTCGTGGAGAACCACCCCGAGATCTCCCGCGGCCTGTTCCTGGGCATGGTGGCGGTCTCTATCCTCGTGCCGATCGGCATGATGGACGGCCGTCGCGCAAAGAAGCGCCTGTCGCTGCTCATCCCCCTGTTCCTGGTGTGCGCGGTGATCTCCTTCTTCGGCACGAGCATCACTTCCGCGCCACAGGAGAACCCGTCGCTGATCATCATCTTCATCGCCGCGGCCATTGCGGTGTGTGCCCTGGTGCTGCCGGGCGTATCGGGGTCCTTCTTCCTGCTCGCCATGGGTCTCTACGCCCCGATCATGTCCGCGCTGTCCAACCGCGAATGGGACATCATCGGCGTGTTCATTATCGGCGCGGTCACCGGTATCGCGCTGTTCATCAAGATCCTGTCCTACATCCTGGAGCACCACCGCACCATCACCCTGACCGTGATGGCCGGCCTCATGCTCGGTTCGCTGCGTGCCCTGTGGCCGTGGCAGGACTCCGATGCCAATCTGCTCAGCCCCTCCGGTGAGACCTGGCCTGTCATCACCGCGATCATCATCGGTGCCGTCGTGGTGGCCCTGGTGATGTTCATCGAGCGGGTCACCTCCACCCGCGCACTCGACTCCGCGGTCATGGTCGAGAGCAAGCCGGCATAA
- a CDS encoding ABC transporter substrate-binding protein, translated as MLRGVTAVVGAVAASLALTSCVTNEEQGAPEGWEQIVPEPVPEIEAMVPAALAERGVLTAGANPPFPPFEFKDSDGEIIGVEMDLARAMAGVMGLDYQPQEQDFSLILPSVQAGTVDMGASGFTDNEERRMNFDFIDFLYAGVQWAQSSDREEDIDPDNACGLTIAVQRTTVAETDDVRPKSEQCVAEGKEPITVLAYDTADTAATALILGRADALAADSPITAWAVARSDDRIELVGDIFMAAPFGFALPKESELTPVAARAFQHLIDTGDYERILAQWGIEEGLLEEALINEVPLDQLAG; from the coding sequence ATGCTGCGCGGCGTCACGGCCGTGGTCGGTGCCGTGGCAGCCTCACTCGCCCTGACATCCTGTGTGACCAACGAGGAACAGGGCGCCCCGGAGGGGTGGGAGCAGATCGTTCCCGAACCGGTTCCGGAGATCGAGGCGATGGTGCCTGCCGCCCTGGCCGAGCGTGGTGTGCTCACCGCGGGTGCCAATCCCCCGTTCCCACCGTTTGAGTTCAAGGACTCCGACGGTGAGATCATCGGCGTGGAGATGGACCTGGCGCGCGCCATGGCCGGTGTGATGGGCCTGGATTACCAGCCCCAGGAACAGGATTTCTCCCTGATCCTGCCGTCGGTCCAGGCGGGCACCGTGGATATGGGTGCCTCCGGGTTCACCGACAATGAGGAACGCCGGATGAACTTCGACTTCATCGACTTCCTCTACGCCGGTGTCCAGTGGGCACAGAGCAGTGACCGTGAGGAGGACATCGACCCGGACAATGCCTGCGGCTTGACTATCGCGGTGCAGCGCACCACCGTCGCGGAAACCGATGATGTGCGCCCCAAGTCCGAGCAGTGCGTGGCGGAAGGCAAGGAACCCATCACGGTGCTGGCCTATGACACCGCCGATACCGCCGCCACCGCCCTGATCCTGGGCCGCGCGGACGCCCTGGCCGCGGACTCCCCCATCACCGCCTGGGCGGTGGCCCGCTCCGATGACCGCATCGAACTGGTCGGTGACATCTTCATGGCCGCCCCCTTCGGGTTTGCCCTGCCCAAGGAGTCCGAACTGACCCCGGTGGCGGCACGTGCCTTCCAGCACCTCATCGACACCGGTGATTACGAACGCATCCTCGCCCAGTGGGGCATCGAGGAGGGCCTGCTGGAGGAGGCACTGATCAATGAGGTGCCCCTCGACCAGCTCGCCGGTTAA
- a CDS encoding ATP-dependent nuclease, whose amino-acid sequence MLETDLKEQVNPQARMNVSCIQSVHASAESFQKVSTYFKMIFGEDISFYDQYGKLGFILGSPLEGGSRYGEALNKATVQYQERQPKIWNQGLGMRSVLGLLLRIFAGDKKVILCDEPEAFLHPPQAARLGTVLAEVAKELKKQIFVATHDRNLLNGLTASGAGNVHVQRLARTEAGFTSQAVPSEALRGARAKSLIRYTPLLDSLFSSATILVENEQDAYFLSEAISHVIEKESPEVNISIDDFLFIGTGGKDLLGKIAKILESMHSNVIIACDFDILTQKGQFKSLLKEIGEWDDEIDASYENLVNVARKNPEYSAQNAESILKTFKNSGIRSPLPTFNEAGAEFLRKMDAVGVCINQVGELEDFDKATLKKLGAKGKPLWPHNAIEAGAAEGEEACCYAQRIVQAALAGL is encoded by the coding sequence GTGCTCGAAACTGATCTAAAAGAGCAGGTCAACCCCCAAGCGAGAATGAACGTTTCTTGTATCCAAAGCGTCCACGCTTCAGCCGAATCTTTTCAAAAGGTCTCAACCTATTTCAAAATGATCTTTGGAGAGGATATTTCCTTCTATGACCAGTATGGGAAACTCGGTTTCATTCTGGGCAGCCCTTTAGAAGGAGGCTCTCGCTACGGAGAAGCACTTAATAAAGCAACCGTCCAATATCAAGAACGCCAACCTAAAATCTGGAACCAAGGTTTAGGCATGCGGAGTGTGCTGGGTCTACTCTTGAGAATTTTCGCTGGGGACAAGAAAGTTATTCTCTGCGATGAACCCGAAGCATTCCTGCATCCTCCTCAAGCTGCACGACTTGGGACAGTATTGGCGGAGGTGGCTAAAGAATTGAAAAAGCAGATTTTTGTGGCAACTCACGACAGGAATTTGCTTAATGGCCTGACTGCATCTGGGGCTGGAAATGTTCACGTGCAGCGGCTTGCCCGCACGGAGGCTGGTTTTACCTCCCAGGCGGTACCTTCAGAAGCCTTGAGAGGAGCTCGTGCCAAGAGTCTCATTAGGTATACGCCTCTCCTAGATTCCCTCTTCTCGTCAGCCACTATTTTGGTGGAAAACGAACAAGACGCGTATTTTCTGAGCGAGGCTATTTCTCACGTGATCGAAAAAGAATCACCGGAGGTCAACATCTCCATAGATGATTTCTTATTTATCGGCACTGGGGGAAAGGATTTGCTAGGAAAAATTGCCAAGATATTAGAATCAATGCATTCGAATGTGATAATAGCTTGCGATTTCGATATCTTGACCCAAAAAGGACAGTTCAAGTCTCTCTTGAAAGAAATAGGTGAGTGGGATGATGAAATTGACGCATCTTACGAGAACTTGGTCAATGTAGCTCGCAAGAATCCGGAATATTCGGCACAAAATGCTGAGAGTATACTCAAGACCTTCAAGAACTCGGGGATACGTTCGCCTCTTCCAACCTTTAATGAGGCTGGGGCTGAGTTTCTAAGAAAGATGGACGCGGTGGGCGTTTGCATTAACCAGGTTGGTGAGTTGGAAGACTTCGACAAAGCAACGCTTAAAAAACTCGGCGCAAAAGGTAAGCCATTATGGCCCCATAATGCAATCGAAGCTGGGGCCGCAGAAGGGGAAGAGGCATGCTGTTATGCCCAGCGGATCGTTCAGGCTGCCTTAGCGGGACTCTGA
- the polA gene encoding DNA polymerase I translates to MLIDGHSMAFRAFFALPAENFSTTGGQNTNAVYGFLSMLATLLKEEQPSHIAVAFDVGRKTFRTDLFPDYKAQREATPPEFKGQVEILKDVLKTLGITTIEKEDYEADDIIATLAVAAKPLGYDTLIVTGDRDSFQLVNDTTTVLYPMRGVSVLHRFTPEAVEEKYGLTPSQYPDFAALRGDPSDNLPNIPGVGEKTATKWIVEYGSLDNLLEHADEIKGKAGNSFRERLDQVRMNRKLTEMIKDMELPVGPDDLEMGTADVAEVATEFDALEFGTNLRERVLAAVKTDGEIPVEAVENRDEVGVDTLPLDEWLSTRRGRPLAVAVTGVGTPATGDAHSIAIVDTDRRAVVADLADITPEAEKALAGWLADEASPKLLHGAKAVFHMLAGRGFELRGIEHDTAIAAYLLRPGQRTYELADVYQRHLQRQLNPSNNGSNQLTLLDAGDSQVLVDEAVAILELAGELTSQLQEINGFELYRDLEIPLLSILARMEATGIAVDVATLEEQLETFIDQVTREEEAARELAGDPTLNLSSPKQLQTVLFETFGMPKTKKTKTGYSTAAAEIEALAAKNPHPFLDHLLAHRQYQKMKTTLEGLIRSVGSDGRIHTTFNQTVASTGRLSSTDPNLQNIPVRTEAGRKIRSGFVVGEGYETLLTADYSQIEMRVMAHLSQDPGLIEAYREGEDLHNYVGSKVFDVPIDGVTPELRRRVKAMSYGLVYGLSAFGLSQQLGIPAGEAKTIMESYFERFGGVQRYLAEVVEQARKSGYTETLFGRRRYLPELNSDNRVARENAERAALNAPIQGTAADIIKVAMIRVDRELRATGVKSRVLLQVHDELVVEIAPGELEQVQGILEREMDNAITLRVPLEVSAGSGRDWDTAAH, encoded by the coding sequence ATGCTCATCGACGGCCACTCCATGGCCTTCCGTGCGTTCTTCGCCCTGCCTGCGGAGAATTTCTCCACCACAGGCGGCCAGAACACCAACGCGGTGTACGGCTTTCTCTCCATGCTGGCCACCCTGCTCAAGGAGGAGCAGCCCTCCCATATCGCGGTGGCGTTCGATGTGGGACGCAAAACCTTCCGCACCGACCTCTTCCCGGACTACAAGGCCCAGCGTGAGGCCACCCCACCGGAGTTCAAGGGGCAGGTGGAGATCCTCAAGGATGTGCTGAAGACGCTGGGGATCACCACCATCGAGAAGGAGGACTATGAGGCCGATGACATCATCGCCACGCTCGCGGTGGCGGCCAAGCCCCTCGGCTATGACACCCTGATTGTCACCGGTGACCGTGATTCCTTCCAGCTGGTCAATGACACCACCACCGTGCTCTATCCGATGCGCGGTGTCTCCGTGCTGCACCGGTTCACCCCGGAGGCCGTGGAGGAGAAGTACGGACTCACGCCCAGTCAGTACCCGGATTTCGCGGCGCTGCGTGGGGACCCCTCCGACAACCTGCCCAACATCCCGGGCGTGGGGGAGAAGACCGCCACCAAGTGGATCGTGGAATACGGCTCCCTGGACAACCTGCTCGAGCATGCCGATGAGATCAAGGGCAAGGCCGGCAACAGTTTCCGCGAGCGCCTAGACCAGGTGCGGATGAACCGGAAACTCACTGAGATGATCAAGGACATGGAACTGCCTGTCGGTCCGGATGATCTGGAGATGGGCACCGCTGATGTCGCCGAGGTGGCCACCGAGTTCGATGCGCTGGAGTTCGGCACCAACCTGCGTGAGCGGGTCCTTGCTGCGGTGAAGACCGATGGTGAGATCCCGGTCGAGGCGGTGGAGAACCGGGATGAGGTGGGTGTGGACACGCTCCCGTTGGATGAGTGGCTGAGCACCCGCCGCGGGCGTCCCCTGGCGGTGGCTGTGACCGGTGTGGGAACCCCGGCGACCGGGGATGCCCACTCGATCGCGATCGTGGACACCGACCGTCGCGCAGTGGTCGCCGACCTGGCGGACATCACCCCGGAGGCTGAGAAGGCGCTCGCCGGGTGGCTCGCCGATGAGGCCTCCCCGAAGCTGCTCCACGGCGCGAAGGCGGTCTTCCACATGCTCGCCGGTCGTGGTTTCGAGCTGCGCGGCATCGAACACGACACCGCGATCGCGGCGTACCTGCTGCGCCCCGGGCAGCGCACCTATGAGCTTGCCGACGTCTACCAGCGTCACCTGCAGCGCCAGCTCAACCCCAGCAACAACGGCAGTAATCAACTCACCCTCCTTGACGCCGGGGATTCCCAGGTGCTGGTGGACGAGGCCGTGGCCATCCTCGAGCTGGCTGGGGAGCTCACCAGCCAGCTCCAGGAGATCAACGGTTTCGAGCTCTACCGTGACCTGGAGATCCCGCTGCTCAGCATCCTCGCCCGCATGGAGGCCACCGGCATCGCCGTGGATGTGGCCACGCTTGAGGAGCAGCTGGAGACCTTCATCGACCAGGTCACCCGCGAGGAGGAAGCCGCCCGTGAGCTTGCGGGTGATCCCACCCTCAACCTCTCCAGTCCCAAGCAGCTGCAGACCGTGCTGTTTGAGACCTTCGGCATGCCCAAGACCAAGAAGACCAAGACGGGTTACTCCACCGCCGCCGCCGAGATCGAGGCACTGGCCGCGAAGAATCCACACCCCTTCCTTGACCACCTGCTGGCCCACCGCCAGTACCAGAAGATGAAGACCACCCTGGAGGGGCTCATCCGCTCCGTGGGGTCGGATGGTCGCATCCACACCACCTTCAACCAGACCGTGGCCTCCACCGGGCGCCTGTCGTCCACCGACCCGAACCTGCAGAACATCCCGGTGCGCACCGAGGCGGGACGCAAGATCCGCTCCGGTTTCGTGGTGGGCGAGGGTTATGAAACCCTGCTTACCGCCGACTACTCCCAGATCGAGATGCGCGTGATGGCGCACCTCTCCCAGGATCCGGGCCTGATCGAGGCATACCGGGAGGGCGAGGACCTCCACAATTACGTCGGTTCGAAGGTCTTCGACGTTCCGATCGACGGTGTCACCCCTGAGCTGCGCCGCCGGGTCAAGGCCATGTCCTACGGCCTGGTCTACGGGCTCTCAGCCTTCGGCCTGTCCCAGCAGCTGGGCATCCCGGCCGGTGAGGCGAAAACCATCATGGAGAGCTACTTCGAGCGTTTCGGCGGGGTGCAGCGCTACCTTGCCGAGGTGGTGGAGCAGGCCCGCAAATCCGGGTACACCGAGACCCTGTTCGGGCGCCGCCGCTACCTGCCGGAGCTCAACTCCGATAACCGGGTGGCCCGTGAAAACGCCGAACGCGCCGCGCTCAACGCCCCGATCCAGGGCACGGCCGCTGACATCATCAAGGTGGCCATGATCCGCGTCGACCGCGAACTGCGCGCCACCGGGGTGAAGTCCCGCGTGCTGCTGCAGGTCCATGACGAACTCGTCGTCGAGATCGCCCCCGGTGAACTCGAACAGGTACAGGGGATCCTGGAACGCGAGATGGACAACGCGATCACGCTGCGCGTGCCGCTGGAGGTCTCAGCCGGCAGTGGGCGCGACTGGGACACCGCCGCGCACTAG
- a CDS encoding class I SAM-dependent methyltransferase, translating into MLHEGTERLLGQPAELAGKNILEIGCGSAPCARWLAHDVPDAFVTGFDISMGMLRHAGTDNVAHLVQADATALPFADDSFDVVFSVFGAIPFVEDSAHLMREIARVIRPGGRFVFSITHPMRWIFLDDPGPAGLTAITSYFDQDGYVEEDEETGQVTYAEQHRTMGARIGELVDAGFTLTRLIEPEWPEDLTQTWGQWSPLRGRLFPGTALFVAKR; encoded by the coding sequence ATGCTGCACGAGGGCACAGAACGCCTGCTCGGTCAGCCCGCTGAGCTGGCGGGCAAGAACATCCTGGAGATCGGCTGCGGTTCCGCCCCGTGCGCCCGGTGGCTCGCCCACGATGTCCCGGATGCCTTTGTCACGGGTTTCGACATCTCCATGGGCATGCTCCGTCACGCCGGCACCGACAACGTCGCCCACCTGGTCCAGGCCGATGCCACCGCCCTGCCCTTCGCCGATGACTCCTTCGACGTGGTCTTCTCCGTCTTCGGTGCCATCCCGTTCGTGGAGGATTCGGCGCACCTGATGCGGGAGATCGCCCGCGTGATCCGCCCCGGCGGCCGGTTCGTCTTCTCCATCACCCACCCCATGCGGTGGATCTTCCTCGACGATCCCGGCCCCGCCGGCCTGACCGCGATCACCAGTTACTTCGACCAGGACGGCTACGTCGAAGAAGATGAGGAGACCGGGCAGGTCACCTACGCCGAGCAGCACCGCACGATGGGCGCGCGCATCGGTGAGCTTGTCGACGCCGGATTCACCCTCACCCGACTCATCGAACCGGAGTGGCCGGAGGACCTGACCCAGACCTGGGGTCAGTGGTCCCCGCTGCGGGGCAGATTGTTCCCGGGCACTGCTCTTTTCGTCGCAAAGCGCTAG
- a CDS encoding DUF1266 domain-containing protein codes for MTSVEIRVVLILLVLVLLFGLVIWAISTVLRRRRMEEINRGPGNPEEPAPTQPWRRFTGALAAPHARPEWVRVRENRRLHSADQVYFGFASVLSPFTVINALRADWGVRNADQARTRLSQAQQVITEHAAAVLAQRGLPEDAGEFRAKLVRAGAPGELVDDFLAHTDAAPDPQVIIDADGLAFDIARVANLARWSGYVRYVDPDQCTEHLDALGIAAVAVFRSWDDFADAFLAGQATRFKGGAKHYTQAVEWLRTDTDSPWFRQPWITAVTTPR; via the coding sequence ATGACCAGTGTGGAAATCAGAGTCGTCCTCATTCTGCTTGTCCTGGTGCTGCTGTTCGGACTGGTGATCTGGGCGATTTCCACCGTGCTGCGCCGACGCCGCATGGAGGAGATCAACAGGGGGCCGGGCAACCCGGAGGAACCGGCCCCCACTCAGCCGTGGCGCAGGTTCACCGGTGCACTGGCGGCTCCCCATGCCCGCCCGGAGTGGGTGCGGGTGCGGGAGAACAGGCGGCTGCACTCGGCGGACCAGGTGTATTTCGGTTTCGCCTCGGTACTGTCCCCCTTCACCGTGATCAATGCACTGCGCGCAGACTGGGGTGTTCGGAACGCCGATCAGGCGCGCACACGTCTCAGCCAGGCGCAGCAGGTCATCACCGAGCACGCCGCTGCGGTGCTCGCGCAGCGGGGCCTGCCGGAGGACGCAGGGGAGTTCCGCGCGAAGCTGGTGCGCGCAGGTGCGCCCGGGGAGCTTGTCGACGACTTCCTGGCCCACACCGATGCTGCCCCCGATCCCCAGGTCATCATCGATGCAGACGGCCTGGCCTTCGACATCGCACGGGTGGCCAACCTCGCCCGCTGGTCGGGGTATGTCCGCTACGTGGACCCCGATCAGTGCACGGAGCATCTGGACGCCCTGGGCATCGCTGCGGTGGCGGTGTTCCGCAGCTGGGATGATTTCGCCGATGCTTTCCTGGCAGGACAGGCCACCCGGTTCAAGGGCGGGGCCAAGCATTACACCCAGGCCGTGGAGTGGCTACGCACCGATACGGACAGCCCCTGGTTCCGCCAGCCGTGGATCACGGCGGTGACCACACCCCGGTAG
- a CDS encoding serine hydrolase domain-containing protein yields MRRTTTILTIVTAALALTAAIATAALALAIGPRPITTATRHTGDPTLATILAEHAPPGSRNISAFILRDGQATFAGLGSDEHTEFEIGSITKTFTADLLTRAVDRGELTLDTTVGEIIEATGSEINDVTLEELAAHTSGLPRLAKMGLPQFIASVTGSNPYADHTREELLDAARDASLTDRGEVAYSNFGFALLGQLLAEAAGTCYPTLIQDEILAPLGMEDTYLMTPGSVPGDAPRGLTTRGRESTPWEMEADAPAGALRSTARDMAVWADHVLSSPLPDYTWAHDTGDTVFHNGGTGGFMSMLLIDPSTNTATFAITDTNAGMEDLGRVLLDHARTKEAV; encoded by the coding sequence ATGCGCAGAACAACCACCATCCTCACCATCGTCACCGCAGCACTGGCCCTGACTGCCGCCATCGCCACGGCAGCGCTCGCCCTTGCCATCGGTCCCAGGCCCATCACCACCGCCACCCGGCACACCGGTGATCCCACCCTGGCGACCATCCTCGCGGAGCACGCACCACCGGGAAGCCGGAACATCTCGGCATTCATCCTCCGGGACGGACAGGCCACGTTTGCCGGCCTGGGATCAGATGAACACACCGAGTTCGAGATCGGGTCCATCACCAAGACCTTCACCGCGGACCTGCTCACCCGGGCCGTCGACCGCGGGGAACTGACCCTGGACACCACGGTTGGCGAGATCATCGAGGCCACCGGTTCAGAGATCAACGATGTCACCCTGGAGGAGCTGGCCGCCCACACCTCCGGTCTGCCACGTCTGGCAAAGATGGGACTGCCGCAGTTCATCGCCTCGGTCACCGGTAGCAATCCCTATGCCGACCACACGCGGGAGGAACTCCTCGACGCCGCCCGGGACGCCTCCCTGACTGACCGCGGGGAGGTCGCCTACTCCAACTTCGGGTTCGCCCTGCTGGGGCAACTGCTGGCCGAAGCCGCCGGCACCTGCTACCCCACCCTGATCCAGGATGAGATCCTGGCTCCACTGGGCATGGAGGACACCTACCTCATGACCCCCGGATCTGTACCCGGGGACGCCCCACGGGGCCTGACCACCCGCGGGCGGGAATCCACCCCGTGGGAGATGGAGGCCGACGCCCCGGCCGGAGCGCTGCGCTCCACTGCCCGGGACATGGCCGTCTGGGCTGATCATGTGCTGAGCTCACCCCTGCCGGATTACACCTGGGCCCACGACACCGGCGACACCGTCTTCCACAACGGTGGGACCGGTGGTTTCATGTCCATGCTGCTGATTGACCCTTCCACTAATACGGCGACGTTTGCCATCACCGACACCAACGCCGGCATGGAGGACCTGGGGCGGGTCCTGTTAGACCACGCCCGAACGAAGGAGGCGGTCTGA